One stretch of Oceanipulchritudo coccoides DNA includes these proteins:
- the prmC gene encoding peptide chain release factor N(5)-glutamine methyltransferase, giving the protein MQQVVEVLKKTESFFDRSGIESPKVEAEWLLASVLDCKRLELYLQWDKPLQEDLLEQLRPLVKRRASGEPLQYVLGYSEFHDIRIAVAPGVLIPRPETELLVEFILAHLREIDSPRIVDLGTGSGAIALALAKALPRARILAVEKSSDALVQARQNAETLGLRERVAFRSGDWLKDLSFEADCIVSNPPYLTEEEWQAARPEVKEYEPKDALVAADGGTGDLRKIVRDAGDRLAPNGLLALEMGIDHGPTMSALARDYGYGEVLVKNDDSGRERFLFARKG; this is encoded by the coding sequence ATGCAGCAGGTTGTCGAGGTTCTCAAGAAGACGGAGTCATTTTTTGACCGGTCGGGAATTGAATCGCCGAAAGTGGAGGCAGAGTGGCTTCTCGCTTCCGTTCTGGACTGTAAACGTCTTGAGTTGTACCTGCAATGGGACAAGCCGTTGCAGGAGGATCTTCTTGAGCAGTTGCGGCCGCTTGTAAAGCGGAGGGCTTCTGGTGAACCGCTTCAGTATGTTCTCGGGTATTCAGAATTTCATGACATCCGCATAGCGGTAGCGCCCGGGGTCTTGATTCCCCGGCCGGAGACCGAGTTGCTGGTGGAGTTTATTCTAGCCCATCTCAGGGAGATTGATTCACCCCGGATTGTTGACCTTGGGACCGGTAGCGGAGCTATTGCTCTTGCGTTGGCAAAAGCCCTTCCAAGGGCGAGAATTCTCGCGGTTGAGAAGAGCTCCGACGCGTTGGTGCAAGCGCGCCAGAATGCCGAGACACTAGGCCTTCGTGAGCGGGTCGCCTTTCGCAGCGGTGACTGGTTGAAGGATTTGTCCTTCGAGGCGGACTGCATTGTCTCCAACCCGCCGTACCTGACCGAAGAGGAATGGCAGGCCGCGCGGCCTGAAGTTAAAGAGTATGAACCGAAGGATGCCTTGGTTGCCGCAGACGGGGGCACTGGCGATTTGCGAAAGATTGTTCGCGATGCGGGAGACCGGCTTGCCCCAAATGGCCTCCTCGCCCTCGAGATGGGGATTGATCATGGGCCAACAATGAGCGCGCTTGCCCGCGATTACGGGTACGGCGAGGTCCTCGTGAAAAACGACGACAGTGGTCGGGAACGCTTTCTCTTTGCCCGCAAGGGATAA
- a CDS encoding ABC transporter permease — protein sequence MNAFVSDFLYAFRILFKRPGLTLLAIVALSVSLGMTTTTFSVLNGLLFKPLPFENPEELHHIYLKGESYEAKMMPLPFDELGSLDGVECFDEIMAYYSGTINISGEGTPERYTGAFVSPNFLSLLGHEPEMGRSFSDEAILPDGPREILISHEMWESRFRSDPEILKKTIRANGSEHAVVGVLPEGFHFPSNAHAWVPLNRTLFPGDENESMHVIAVGRLNGDSTARQARDELEALYASWDGSQIEQKDQLQLTCQPFGRLEMNSASQSILVVTISSVIFILLVSCANVANLLVGRALSRGREMAIRAAIGATRRRIIQQLLTESLVLSLIGAVGGLLFAAWSVDVSTESALFEFPYWMNFELDWRVFGFVVLVMLGTAMISGFIPAWQASKTDLNEMLKDTSHTSTSFRLGKLTRLLAVVQIAFSCALLFGAGLVARNTLDMSRIDPQFQAEDILTMRMGLFPRDYPEEADRDEFYAELTKVVEEVPGVSGCAVTSWIGMFGNFEVPFIMAGLEDEQPKVNYAFIESVSPGYFNTMQMQTATGRTFLDSDDTGSANVVVVNQEFVRRFMGGQNPVGKSLSLVTSKLEGSSDWQNDNFRVVGVVSDVRVSNFTKPAKTEAIIYAPYRQTASSFMSLIVNADEAGNPELQNSIQQAILTLDPHLPVYFSQTMASYIDEQIYPYKLMANYFLSIGLMALFLAAIGVYGMLAFNVSRRRREIGIRMALGANTRNIISKVLQQGLYQMVVGIIVGTGFAYLIGQFIRNFLFGVNPLDPSVYIGVLFTLIGVATLAFFLPARKASRLSPMEALRYE from the coding sequence ATGAATGCTTTTGTCTCAGATTTCCTGTATGCATTCCGGATTCTCTTCAAGCGACCCGGACTGACACTGCTGGCCATCGTGGCACTCTCGGTAAGCCTGGGAATGACCACGACGACCTTCAGTGTGCTCAATGGGCTCCTGTTCAAGCCGCTTCCGTTTGAGAATCCCGAGGAACTGCATCATATCTACCTGAAGGGGGAAAGCTATGAGGCAAAAATGATGCCGCTTCCCTTTGATGAGCTTGGCAGTCTGGACGGGGTTGAGTGCTTTGACGAGATAATGGCTTATTATTCCGGGACCATTAATATTAGTGGTGAAGGGACACCCGAACGCTACACTGGAGCTTTTGTGTCACCGAATTTCCTGAGCTTGCTCGGGCATGAACCCGAGATGGGCCGGTCTTTCTCCGATGAAGCAATCCTACCCGATGGACCAAGGGAAATTCTCATCAGTCACGAAATGTGGGAGAGCCGCTTTCGCAGCGATCCGGAAATCCTCAAAAAGACTATCCGGGCAAACGGTTCCGAGCACGCGGTTGTCGGTGTCCTTCCGGAGGGATTCCACTTCCCGAGTAACGCCCATGCCTGGGTTCCACTTAATCGCACCCTCTTTCCCGGGGATGAAAACGAGTCGATGCACGTCATTGCCGTTGGCCGGCTCAATGGGGACTCTACCGCCCGACAAGCGCGTGATGAACTCGAGGCACTGTACGCTTCATGGGATGGCTCACAGATCGAACAGAAGGATCAGCTTCAATTGACCTGCCAACCCTTCGGGCGGTTGGAAATGAACAGCGCCTCGCAATCGATTCTCGTGGTGACCATCAGTTCGGTTATTTTCATTCTTCTGGTCTCCTGTGCCAACGTGGCCAACCTTCTGGTCGGGAGAGCCCTTAGCCGTGGTCGTGAAATGGCCATCCGTGCGGCAATCGGGGCAACCCGTCGCCGGATCATACAGCAACTCCTTACGGAAAGCCTTGTGCTTTCCCTGATCGGGGCGGTCGGCGGGCTTTTGTTCGCGGCTTGGTCGGTCGATGTATCGACAGAGTCAGCACTTTTTGAATTTCCTTACTGGATGAACTTCGAGCTCGATTGGCGTGTCTTCGGGTTTGTCGTTCTCGTCATGCTGGGGACCGCCATGATTTCGGGGTTTATTCCCGCGTGGCAGGCATCCAAGACGGATCTCAATGAGATGCTCAAGGATACGTCCCACACCTCCACCAGTTTTCGTCTTGGTAAACTGACGCGCCTTCTCGCTGTGGTGCAAATCGCCTTTTCCTGCGCCTTGCTCTTCGGGGCAGGTCTGGTTGCCCGCAACACCCTTGACATGTCGCGGATCGACCCGCAATTCCAGGCCGAGGACATTCTGACCATGCGGATGGGCCTCTTCCCGAGGGATTATCCGGAAGAAGCCGACCGGGACGAATTTTATGCGGAACTGACAAAGGTTGTTGAGGAAGTGCCCGGTGTCTCCGGTTGCGCGGTCACCAGCTGGATCGGGATGTTCGGAAATTTCGAGGTACCGTTCATCATGGCCGGTCTCGAAGATGAACAACCGAAGGTAAACTACGCCTTCATCGAATCTGTTTCTCCGGGTTACTTCAACACGATGCAGATGCAGACCGCAACTGGCAGGACTTTCCTTGATAGCGATGATACAGGCTCAGCAAATGTTGTCGTCGTGAACCAGGAATTTGTCCGGCGTTTCATGGGCGGCCAAAATCCCGTTGGCAAAAGCCTCAGCCTTGTCACCAGCAAACTGGAAGGCTCCTCGGATTGGCAGAACGACAACTTCCGGGTTGTCGGGGTTGTCTCGGATGTGCGGGTTTCCAACTTCACAAAGCCCGCCAAGACAGAAGCCATCATTTATGCACCCTACCGGCAAACGGCTTCCTCCTTCATGTCCCTCATTGTCAACGCCGATGAGGCCGGTAATCCGGAACTGCAAAACTCAATCCAGCAAGCTATTCTCACACTTGATCCCCATCTGCCGGTCTACTTTTCGCAGACCATGGCTTCCTATATTGATGAGCAGATCTATCCATACAAATTAATGGCCAACTACTTTCTCTCGATCGGTTTGATGGCCCTTTTCCTCGCGGCGATCGGCGTCTACGGCATGCTGGCCTTCAATGTGAGTCGCCGCAGAAGGGAAATCGGCATCCGTATGGCACTCGGTGCCAACACGCGGAACATCATATCAAAAGTCCTCCAGCAAGGGCTTTACCAGATGGTGGTCGGAATCATCGTGGGGACTGGCTTTGCCTATTTGATCGGCCAGTTTATCCGGAACTTCCTTTTTGGAGTCAATCCGCTGGATCCATCCGTCTACATCGGGGTTCTCTTCACGCTGATCGGCGTGGCAACCCTTGCCTTCTTCCTCCCGGCGCGGAAGGCCTCCCGTCTCTCACCAATGGAAGCGCTCCGCTACGAATAA
- the prfA gene encoding peptide chain release factor 1: MPELPDLNPFVDRLADLDRQMAEPDFFSDPRKSADLSREHQKLTRLLELRDRFMAAGKQLEENKELMADTEADEELREMAAEEVPQLEEQLEKLYEEVLESMLPPDPSDSRNTIMEIRAGTGGDEASLFAGDLFRMYSRFAERQGWRIEELSSNESEVGGFKEIIFSVSGDSVYRDLKWESGVHRVQRVPTTEAGGRIHTSAATVAVLPEAEEVDVQIDPSELEITVARASGPGGQGVNTTDSAVQILHKPTGMIVKCADERSQLKNKNKAMKVLRSRLLEQKEREEQEKYAANRKSQVGSGDRSERIRTYNFPQGRMTDHRINLTLYSLDELMEGGLSPVVEGLQEADKKQRIEAILDTSSAN; encoded by the coding sequence ATGCCTGAGCTTCCTGATTTAAACCCCTTTGTTGATCGTCTCGCCGATCTGGATCGCCAGATGGCCGAGCCTGATTTCTTTTCGGATCCCCGTAAATCGGCGGATCTGTCCCGTGAGCACCAGAAACTGACGCGCCTCCTTGAGTTGCGCGATCGCTTCATGGCGGCCGGAAAACAGCTGGAGGAAAACAAGGAGCTGATGGCCGATACCGAAGCCGATGAGGAGCTGCGTGAAATGGCCGCGGAGGAAGTGCCGCAACTCGAGGAGCAACTGGAGAAACTCTATGAAGAGGTCCTTGAGTCGATGCTTCCGCCCGATCCGAGCGATTCCCGCAATACGATCATGGAAATCCGTGCCGGCACGGGTGGCGACGAGGCGTCCCTCTTTGCGGGTGACCTTTTTCGCATGTATTCACGCTTTGCCGAGCGGCAGGGCTGGCGGATCGAGGAACTGAGTTCCAACGAATCGGAAGTGGGCGGCTTCAAGGAAATTATTTTCTCGGTCAGCGGCGATTCGGTCTACCGCGACCTCAAGTGGGAGAGCGGAGTCCACCGGGTGCAACGCGTTCCGACAACTGAGGCCGGTGGTCGCATCCATACCTCTGCCGCGACGGTGGCCGTGCTTCCGGAAGCTGAGGAAGTGGATGTGCAGATTGATCCGTCCGAGCTGGAGATTACAGTTGCCCGGGCCAGCGGTCCGGGAGGGCAGGGTGTCAATACCACGGATTCCGCCGTGCAGATTCTGCACAAGCCAACGGGAATGATCGTGAAGTGTGCCGATGAGCGTTCCCAGTTGAAGAACAAGAACAAGGCGATGAAGGTGCTCCGTTCGCGCCTGCTCGAACAGAAGGAACGTGAGGAACAGGAAAAGTATGCCGCCAACCGGAAAAGCCAGGTTGGTAGCGGTGACCGGTCCGAGCGGATCCGTACCTACAATTTCCCGCAGGGCCGCATGACGGACCACCGGATCAATCTCACCCTGTACAGCCTGGATGAGCTGATGGAAGGCGGCCTGAGCCCGGTGGTTGAAGGCCTTCAGGAGGCGGATAAAAAACAGCGGATTGAAGCAATTCTGGATACAAGTTCTGCCAACTGA
- a CDS encoding sensor histidine kinase has translation MGSKGKRRLSHQHRIQLLAFLCGAPGLLAALILLIVGDYGLKVYLTVFILVGSAWFYFSIRIQSNIILPLQTASNMLSALREGDFSLKANYLNDEDALGQLMMEINMLTDVLSEHRMDAMEAHALMDKVIQEIDAAVITFDPECCVKLANEAARRLLGIGKEQITHRYAAELNLDKALESPPNAIIPHPNPDRSGRFTVRRGTYRVAGQPHELLILIDVSRNLREEELLAWKRLIRVLGHELNNSMAPIRSLSESLQRVAAIDDPEPEDREDLVEGLEIIRQRADGLSRFINEYARLAKLPHPKLKPVPLKPLVRRIASLYEDPEVKIDPANSPDVTLQADPDQLEQALLNLVKNGVEAATQTDGWVKICWREQGDALVLHVEDSGPGIANPDNLFIPFFSTKEGGSGIGLTLSRQIIEAHEGSLALANREDAIGCCAEIILPRR, from the coding sequence ATGGGTTCCAAAGGAAAACGGCGATTAAGCCACCAGCACCGCATCCAGCTGCTGGCCTTCCTTTGTGGCGCCCCGGGACTCCTCGCGGCGCTCATTCTTCTCATCGTGGGAGACTACGGCCTCAAGGTCTACCTGACGGTTTTCATCCTTGTCGGCTCGGCCTGGTTTTACTTCAGCATCCGGATTCAATCCAACATCATCCTTCCCCTGCAGACCGCCTCCAACATGCTTTCGGCCCTGCGCGAGGGCGACTTCTCCCTGAAGGCGAATTACCTCAATGACGAAGATGCGCTGGGCCAGTTGATGATGGAGATCAACATGCTCACTGATGTCCTCTCAGAACACCGGATGGATGCCATGGAAGCACATGCGCTCATGGACAAGGTCATTCAGGAAATAGACGCCGCCGTCATCACTTTTGATCCGGAGTGCTGTGTAAAACTGGCCAATGAGGCGGCTCGCAGACTCCTCGGAATCGGCAAGGAGCAGATCACCCATCGCTATGCCGCCGAGCTCAACCTCGACAAGGCCTTGGAGAGCCCTCCAAACGCCATCATTCCGCATCCCAACCCGGACCGCTCGGGCCGTTTTACTGTGCGCAGGGGAACTTATCGCGTCGCTGGCCAACCACACGAGCTCCTCATTCTCATCGATGTGAGCCGGAACCTGCGCGAGGAGGAGCTCCTTGCCTGGAAACGCCTTATCCGCGTCCTCGGCCATGAGCTGAACAATTCCATGGCCCCGATCCGGTCGCTTTCCGAAAGCCTCCAGCGAGTCGCAGCAATCGACGACCCGGAGCCTGAGGATCGCGAGGATCTTGTTGAGGGGCTGGAAATTATCCGGCAACGAGCAGACGGACTGAGCCGGTTTATCAACGAATATGCCCGGCTGGCGAAACTGCCGCATCCCAAACTGAAGCCAGTCCCCCTGAAGCCACTCGTGAGACGAATTGCTTCCCTGTATGAAGATCCCGAGGTGAAAATAGACCCGGCAAACAGCCCCGATGTCACGCTTCAAGCTGATCCTGACCAGCTTGAACAGGCCCTCCTGAATCTGGTCAAAAACGGCGTTGAGGCAGCCACCCAGACCGATGGCTGGGTCAAGATCTGCTGGCGCGAGCAAGGGGATGCCCTCGTCCTGCATGTCGAGGATTCCGGGCCGGGGATTGCCAATCCGGACAACCTCTTTATTCCCTTTTTCTCCACCAAGGAGGGCGGATCAGGAATTGGCCTCACCCTCTCGAGGCAAATTATTGAGGCGCACGAAGGCTCACTCGCTCTAGCCAATCGAGAGGATGCAATCGGCTGTTGCGCCGAAATCATCCTGCCAAGGCGCTGA
- a CDS encoding HlyD family secretion protein — MDIIRDDLKKKKKKRQIIIGASSLALLLVVGFFLFSMDPAAPSVERSSVWIGKVARGPMEVNVRGIGTLVPEDLRWITAQTNGSVEHIYILPGAAVEPETVILLLGNPELEQIFRNAELQLASAQAELANQRVREEDSLLEMEYQLAQLEASYENAKLDVRVNEELFAEGLVAERDLLRSQVSKEQLERQTDILGRRLATRRQQMEQNLAPALASVSQEEERVTLLRQQVADLSVKAGIRGVLQRLPLEEGQQVSTGTQLAQVADPSRLKAVIRIPETQAKDIQIGQTASIDTRNGVVKGEVARVNPTVVGGTVDVDVRITGELPRGARADLTVEGSVQLANLSDILYIGRPSFARENGTVGVFKLTNGGNVAERTTVTFGKSSVSEIQVMSGLIEGDEIILSDTSQYDDNDRLRLN, encoded by the coding sequence ATGGATATTATCAGAGATGACTTAAAAAAGAAAAAGAAGAAGCGCCAGATCATCATTGGAGCCAGTTCGCTGGCCCTTCTGCTGGTTGTCGGTTTCTTCCTTTTTTCCATGGACCCGGCGGCACCGTCCGTCGAGCGTTCGAGTGTATGGATTGGTAAAGTTGCCCGCGGCCCCATGGAGGTAAACGTGCGCGGGATCGGCACCCTTGTCCCGGAAGACCTGCGCTGGATAACAGCCCAGACCAACGGCAGCGTGGAGCATATCTACATTCTGCCCGGGGCGGCAGTGGAACCGGAAACGGTTATTCTGCTATTGGGCAATCCCGAGTTGGAACAGATTTTCCGCAACGCCGAGCTTCAGCTTGCCTCAGCCCAGGCCGAGCTCGCGAATCAGCGCGTCCGCGAGGAGGACAGCCTTCTCGAAATGGAATACCAACTGGCCCAGCTGGAGGCGAGTTACGAGAATGCCAAACTGGATGTACGGGTGAACGAGGAACTCTTCGCGGAGGGCCTTGTCGCCGAACGGGACCTTCTCCGGTCACAGGTATCCAAGGAACAACTGGAGCGGCAGACTGATATTCTGGGCCGCCGGCTTGCCACGCGGCGCCAGCAAATGGAGCAAAATCTTGCCCCGGCACTGGCCAGCGTCTCGCAGGAGGAAGAACGGGTTACTTTACTGCGCCAGCAAGTGGCCGACCTGTCTGTAAAGGCTGGAATCCGCGGAGTCCTGCAACGGCTTCCCCTCGAGGAAGGACAGCAGGTGTCAACCGGTACCCAGCTGGCCCAAGTAGCTGACCCGTCACGACTCAAGGCCGTCATTCGTATTCCGGAAACACAGGCCAAGGACATTCAAATCGGGCAAACCGCCTCCATCGACACCCGCAACGGAGTCGTCAAAGGGGAAGTGGCCCGCGTCAATCCGACTGTTGTCGGCGGCACCGTTGATGTCGATGTGCGCATCACGGGTGAGCTTCCGCGCGGAGCCCGGGCTGACCTGACCGTCGAGGGCAGTGTCCAACTGGCCAACCTGAGCGACATTCTTTACATCGGCCGGCCCTCCTTTGCCCGTGAAAACGGCACCGTGGGCGTCTTTAAACTGACCAACGGCGGCAATGTCGCGGAGCGGACCACCGTGACATTCGGGAAGAGCTCGGTCAGTGAAATCCAAGTCATGAGCGGCCTCATCGAAGGGGACGAAATCATTTTATCAGACACCAGCCAGTACGACGATAATGACCGACTGCGCCTCAACTAG
- a CDS encoding sigma-54-dependent transcriptional regulator → MSLEKPPSVLVADDQRDILHALRVLLRGEGCKVKTVNTPDEALDALAHNPFDVALIDLNYARDTTSGDEGLDLIGEIQKLDPDLPVVVMTAWATIDLAVECMRRGAADFMQKPWENARVIATIFNQAELYRAKHRATVLADENRALKESKSRDFLAKSDVMKPVLEIMHKVAPSDANILITGENGTGKGVAARYIHSLSARATEPFVSINMGGLATGVAESELFGHVKGAFTDAKSDRAGRFEMADGGTLFMDEIGNLPMEQQQKLLRVLETGEFERVGSSRTLKVNVRIVSATNSDLQKSVKEGLFREDLLYRLNTIPVHLPPLREREGDIPLLANAFLKQHLKRYNKAIDGFLDQALETLKRYGWPGNVRELDHTIERAVLLAGGDKIKVSDLGLVSTAATSDDSAMNTPSLDDMSLEDVEKYLIQRTLKRNGGNATKTAEDLGLSRSAFYRRLQRFGL, encoded by the coding sequence ATGTCTCTCGAAAAACCGCCATCCGTTCTCGTCGCCGACGACCAGCGCGACATTCTCCATGCCTTGCGAGTCCTTCTCCGTGGGGAAGGATGCAAGGTGAAGACGGTCAACACCCCCGATGAAGCGCTGGATGCGCTGGCCCATAACCCTTTTGATGTCGCCCTGATCGATCTCAACTACGCACGCGACACCACCAGTGGCGACGAGGGACTCGACCTGATCGGAGAGATCCAGAAGCTTGATCCGGACCTGCCGGTGGTCGTCATGACCGCCTGGGCGACCATCGACCTTGCCGTGGAATGCATGCGGCGTGGCGCGGCCGATTTCATGCAGAAGCCATGGGAGAACGCGCGTGTCATCGCGACCATTTTCAACCAGGCTGAATTGTATCGTGCGAAGCACCGGGCAACCGTCCTTGCGGATGAGAACCGGGCCCTGAAGGAGAGCAAGTCTCGCGACTTCCTCGCAAAATCCGACGTCATGAAGCCGGTCCTTGAGATTATGCACAAGGTGGCACCGTCTGATGCCAACATTCTCATCACCGGGGAAAACGGCACTGGCAAAGGCGTGGCGGCCCGCTACATCCACAGCCTATCGGCACGCGCGACCGAACCTTTTGTCTCGATCAACATGGGCGGCCTGGCAACCGGAGTGGCCGAGAGTGAGCTCTTCGGCCATGTCAAGGGGGCCTTCACGGACGCCAAATCCGATCGGGCCGGACGCTTTGAAATGGCCGATGGCGGAACACTGTTCATGGATGAAATCGGAAACCTCCCGATGGAACAGCAACAAAAGCTCCTGCGCGTGCTGGAAACCGGGGAATTTGAGCGCGTTGGCTCATCCCGTACCCTCAAGGTCAATGTCCGCATCGTCAGTGCGACCAATTCCGACCTGCAAAAGTCCGTCAAGGAGGGCCTGTTCCGTGAGGATTTGCTTTACCGTCTCAACACCATCCCGGTTCACCTGCCGCCGCTGCGCGAGCGCGAAGGGGATATTCCCCTGCTGGCAAATGCATTCCTGAAACAGCACTTGAAGCGCTATAACAAGGCTATCGACGGCTTCCTCGATCAAGCGCTTGAAACACTGAAGCGTTACGGCTGGCCCGGTAATGTCCGCGAGCTGGACCACACGATCGAGCGAGCCGTTCTTCTCGCCGGGGGTGACAAGATCAAGGTTTCCGACCTCGGACTGGTCTCCACTGCTGCCACGAGCGACGACTCCGCTATGAATACGCCCAGCCTCGATGACATGAGCCTCGAGGACGTGGAGAAATACCTTATTCAACGCACCCTCAAGCGCAATGGCGGCAATGCCACCAAGACGGCCGAGGATCTGGGGCTCTCCCGCTCCGCTTTCTATCGCCGGCTTCAGCGCTTCGGGCTCTAA
- the eno gene encoding phosphopyruvate hydratase, whose amino-acid sequence MTTIVDIRAREIIDSRGNPTVEVDVELESGVIGRAAVPSGASTGENEALELRDGDLKPKQKSGIDGKRYLGKGVLKAVKNVDEVIAPELIGRDSADQVDIDTRMLDLDGTATKKNLGANAILGVSLATAKAAALALELPLFRYIGGTNAKVLPVPMMNIMNGGAHSDAPIDIQEFMIMPKGAKSFSEALRMGAECFHSLKKELKAKGLSTAVGDEGGFAPVLASNEAALEVIAKAVKSAGYKLGKEIFIALDVASSEFYDAKSKKYVFSKSDGSKRSSKEMVAFLKDLCDRYPIVSIEDGCDENDWDGWKMLTEAIGDRVQLVGDDLFVTNTKFLQKGIDLGVANSILVKVNQIGSLTETLDAVELAKEHSYTSVLSHRSGETEDTTIADIAVATNCGQIKTGSLSRSDRIAKYNQLLRIEEMLGSRAIYGGKF is encoded by the coding sequence ATGACCACAATCGTAGATATACGCGCGCGCGAAATCATTGATTCACGCGGAAACCCAACAGTCGAAGTCGACGTCGAGCTCGAATCAGGAGTGATCGGCCGCGCCGCGGTTCCTTCCGGAGCCAGCACAGGCGAAAATGAAGCCCTCGAGCTTCGTGACGGAGACCTCAAGCCCAAGCAAAAGAGCGGCATTGACGGCAAACGCTACCTCGGCAAAGGCGTGCTCAAGGCCGTCAAGAATGTCGATGAAGTCATCGCCCCCGAGCTGATTGGACGCGACTCCGCAGACCAGGTTGACATCGACACACGGATGCTCGACCTCGACGGAACAGCGACCAAGAAAAACCTCGGTGCCAACGCCATCCTCGGCGTCTCCCTGGCGACCGCCAAGGCAGCCGCACTGGCCCTCGAATTGCCACTTTTCCGCTACATCGGCGGTACCAACGCCAAGGTTCTGCCTGTTCCAATGATGAACATCATGAACGGCGGTGCCCACTCGGATGCCCCGATCGACATCCAGGAATTCATGATCATGCCCAAGGGCGCCAAGTCTTTCTCGGAAGCGCTGCGCATGGGTGCGGAATGTTTCCACAGCCTGAAGAAGGAACTCAAGGCCAAGGGCCTTTCCACCGCAGTCGGTGATGAAGGCGGCTTCGCCCCGGTTCTGGCTTCCAACGAGGCTGCCCTCGAAGTGATTGCCAAGGCCGTCAAGAGCGCCGGTTACAAGCTCGGCAAGGAAATCTTCATCGCCCTCGATGTGGCTTCCTCCGAATTCTACGATGCGAAGAGCAAGAAGTACGTCTTCAGCAAATCCGATGGATCCAAGCGCTCTAGCAAGGAAATGGTGGCCTTCCTAAAGGACCTCTGCGACCGCTACCCGATCGTCTCGATCGAGGATGGTTGTGATGAGAACGACTGGGACGGTTGGAAGATGCTCACCGAAGCAATCGGCGATCGCGTCCAGCTCGTCGGCGACGACCTCTTCGTGACCAACACCAAGTTCCTCCAGAAGGGTATCGACCTTGGCGTGGCCAACTCGATCCTCGTGAAGGTCAACCAGATCGGCTCGCTCACCGAAACCCTCGACGCCGTCGAACTGGCCAAGGAGCACAGCTACACATCTGTCCTTTCGCACCGCTCCGGTGAAACGGAAGACACGACCATTGCGGACATTGCCGTGGCTACCAACTGTGGCCAGATCAAGACCGGTTCGCTGAGCCGTTCCGACCGTATCGCCAAGTACAACCAGCTCCTCCGTATCGAGGAAATGCTGGGCTCCCGCGCCATCTATGGCGGGAAGTTCTAG
- a CDS encoding ABC transporter ATP-binding protein, whose protein sequence is MSENNELITLDGITKVFLTDDIETHALSGIHLTINKGEFISISGPSGCGKSTLLSILGLLEAPSGGDYILNKNNVSNLSLEERARIRNREIGFIFQSFNLIGDLSVIENVELPLAYRGLKPAERRKMATAALEKVEMIHRQKHLPSQLSGGQQQRVAVARALAGNPKILLADEPTGNLDSKNGSVVMEMLSDLNKEGTTICMVTHDDRYAHVANRIVHLFDGKIVDEERDVEHVPLRAEA, encoded by the coding sequence ATGAGCGAAAATAACGAACTAATCACCCTTGACGGAATAACCAAGGTCTTCCTCACCGACGATATTGAAACACATGCCCTTTCCGGCATCCACCTGACAATCAATAAAGGTGAGTTTATTTCCATTTCCGGTCCTTCCGGATGTGGCAAGTCAACCCTGCTCTCGATCCTCGGCCTGCTTGAGGCGCCTTCAGGAGGTGATTATATTCTCAACAAGAATAACGTATCCAACCTTTCACTCGAGGAACGGGCGCGCATCCGGAACCGGGAAATTGGATTTATCTTCCAGAGCTTCAACCTGATCGGTGACCTTTCCGTCATTGAAAATGTCGAGCTTCCCCTTGCCTACCGGGGCTTGAAGCCCGCAGAACGGCGGAAGATGGCAACAGCAGCCCTTGAAAAGGTCGAAATGATCCATCGTCAAAAGCACCTTCCAAGCCAGCTTTCAGGCGGTCAGCAACAGCGTGTTGCGGTGGCCCGCGCGCTTGCCGGCAATCCCAAGATCCTGCTCGCTGACGAACCGACCGGTAACCTTGATTCCAAGAACGGCTCTGTCGTCATGGAAATGCTGTCCGACCTCAACAAGGAAGGCACGACCATCTGCATGGTGACCCACGATGACCGCTATGCCCACGTGGCAAACCGGATTGTTCATCTCTTCGACGGCAAGATCGTGGATGAGGAACGTGATGTTGAGCATGTGCCTCTTCGCGCTGAAGCCTGA